In Pseudomonas fluorescens, one genomic interval encodes:
- a CDS encoding methyl-accepting chemotaxis protein gives MYNSDQQASRTSSVAAAINQLGAAAQEIARNAAQASNQASDARGLAEDGQQVVDRSIKAMNQLSSMLSASSSNIESLNSKTVNIGQILEVITSISQQTNLLALNAAIEAARAGEAGRGFAVVADEVRNLAHRTQESAQQVQTMIEELQVGARESVSTMSDSQRHSQDSVEIANLAGERLNSVTQRIGEIDGMNQSVATATEEQTAVVESINVDITEINTLNQEGVENLQATLRACSDLEQQASRLKQLVGSFRI, from the coding sequence ATGTACAACTCCGACCAGCAGGCCTCGCGCACCAGCAGCGTCGCCGCCGCGATCAATCAACTGGGCGCCGCCGCCCAGGAAATCGCCCGCAACGCCGCGCAAGCCTCGAACCAGGCCAGTGATGCCCGCGGCCTCGCCGAAGACGGCCAGCAAGTGGTGGATCGCAGCATCAAGGCGATGAATCAACTGTCGAGCATGCTCAGCGCCTCCAGCAGCAACATCGAGTCGCTGAACAGCAAAACCGTGAACATCGGGCAGATCCTCGAAGTGATCACCAGCATCTCCCAGCAGACCAATCTGCTGGCGCTCAATGCCGCCATCGAAGCGGCGCGTGCGGGTGAGGCCGGACGCGGTTTTGCCGTGGTCGCCGACGAAGTGCGCAACCTGGCGCACCGCACTCAGGAATCGGCGCAGCAGGTGCAAACCATGATCGAGGAGCTGCAAGTCGGCGCCCGTGAATCGGTGAGCACCATGAGCGACAGCCAGCGCCACAGCCAGGACAGCGTGGAAATCGCCAACCTCGCCGGCGAACGCCTCAACAGCGTGACCCAGCGTATCGGCGAAATCGACGGGATGAACCAGTCGGTGGCAACAGCGACCGAGGAGCAGACGGCGGTAGTCGAGTCGATCAACGTCGACATCACCGAGATCAATACGCTGAACCAGGAAGGCGTCGAGAACCTGCAGGCGACGTTGCGCGCCTGTTCGGATCTGGAGCAGCAGGCTTCGCGCCTGAAGCAGCTGGTCGGTAGCTTCCGCATCTAA
- a CDS encoding IS481 family transposase — protein MSWEEVSTVQLRSEFVFLARQEGANIRLLCRRFNISPSTAYKWLNRFEASGVEGLINQSRRPKTSPKRCVDEVEQQILTVSQEYAAWGARKLKRVLEDNGAVMPSVSTVHAVLKRHSRVDPKAAEIKPFIRFEHEAPNDLWQMDFKGHISLGQGRCHPLTILDDHSRFSLCIAACANEQRQTVQEHLIRTFRRYGLPLRMTMDNGSPWGDQTGVYTALEIWLMSQGIKVGHSRPYHPQTQGKLERFHRSLKSEVLQGQLFIDLDGAQRAFDSWRDIYNQKRPHQALDMQVPAARYSSSPREYQEQPAAPEYNDGDVIRKVQVKGEIYWGNREYTVGKAFHGRSVAIRETTEDGIHDVYWGKHRIAKIDLNLQIVTAGKKI, from the coding sequence GTGTCTTGGGAAGAGGTGTCCACCGTGCAACTTCGCTCGGAATTCGTGTTTTTGGCTCGGCAAGAGGGGGCCAATATTCGGCTGCTTTGCCGTCGATTCAATATCAGTCCAAGCACTGCTTACAAATGGCTAAACAGGTTTGAAGCCTCAGGTGTTGAGGGATTGATCAACCAGTCTCGGCGACCGAAAACGTCACCCAAACGCTGTGTTGATGAGGTTGAGCAGCAGATTCTGACCGTGAGTCAGGAGTACGCGGCTTGGGGCGCTCGCAAGCTCAAGCGCGTGTTGGAAGACAACGGCGCAGTGATGCCTTCTGTCAGCACCGTGCATGCGGTTTTAAAGCGTCACTCGCGCGTTGATCCAAAGGCCGCTGAGATCAAGCCATTTATCCGGTTCGAGCATGAAGCTCCCAATGATCTTTGGCAGATGGACTTCAAGGGCCATATCAGCTTGGGCCAGGGCCGTTGCCATCCGTTGACGATACTGGACGATCATTCACGGTTTTCGCTGTGCATCGCTGCGTGCGCGAACGAGCAGCGCCAAACCGTTCAGGAGCATCTAATCCGGACCTTTCGGCGCTACGGCCTGCCTTTGCGCATGACGATGGACAACGGTTCGCCTTGGGGTGACCAGACAGGTGTTTATACCGCACTGGAGATCTGGCTGATGAGCCAAGGCATCAAGGTCGGCCACTCCCGACCTTATCATCCGCAGACCCAAGGAAAGCTGGAGCGCTTTCACCGCAGCCTTAAAAGCGAAGTTCTGCAAGGCCAGTTGTTCATCGATCTCGATGGCGCGCAACGAGCGTTTGATAGCTGGCGTGATATTTACAACCAGAAGCGCCCGCATCAGGCGCTGGACATGCAGGTTCCTGCGGCCCGCTACAGCAGTAGTCCACGGGAATATCAGGAGCAACCCGCGGCGCCGGAGTACAACGATGGCGATGTGATCAGGAAGGTTCAGGTGAAGGGCGAGATCTACTGGGGAAACCGTGAATACACAGTCGGAAAGGCTTTTCACGGGAGGTCAGTAGCTATCCGGGAAACGACGGAGGATGGCATCCACGATGTCTACTGGGGTAAACATCGTATAGCCAAAATCGACTTGAACTTGCAGATTGTCACAGCAGGTAAGAAGATCTAA
- a CDS encoding glycosyltransferase family 4 protein: MFYAPASGGVRTYLDAKHRRLGGKTGIRHSLLIPGAHFGENDGIYTVPAPALPFGKGYRFPLRLAPWRNVLQGLQPDLIEVGDPYLTAWAALDARRQLDVPVIGFYHSDLPLLVGNRMGHWVTPNVEAYVTKLYGNFDRVLAPSQVMADKLTGLGVRNVFVQPLGVDLQTFHPDARDNGLRAELGIAEDTRLLIFAGRGSKEKNLPVLLKCMQRLGPRYHLLLVGSSMPAVVPDNVSVIDGFCPAATVARLMASADALIHAGDQETFGLVILEAMACGIPVVAVAAGAFEEIVTEDCGLLCAPNNPQAMANAVRELFSRGCVKLGQQARQHVERRYSWDSVVDSLLGHYHAVLGHSLPRVANG, translated from the coding sequence ATGTTCTACGCCCCGGCCAGCGGCGGCGTACGCACCTATCTGGACGCCAAGCATCGCCGGTTGGGGGGCAAAACGGGCATTCGTCATAGCCTGCTGATTCCCGGCGCGCATTTCGGTGAAAACGACGGTATCTACACCGTGCCCGCACCCGCCCTACCCTTCGGCAAAGGCTATCGCTTCCCGCTGCGCCTCGCGCCATGGCGCAATGTCCTGCAGGGTTTGCAGCCGGATCTGATCGAAGTCGGCGACCCGTACCTCACCGCGTGGGCGGCGCTGGATGCACGGCGCCAGCTGGATGTACCGGTGATCGGCTTTTATCACTCGGACCTGCCGCTACTGGTCGGCAATCGCATGGGCCATTGGGTCACGCCGAACGTCGAGGCGTACGTCACCAAGCTCTATGGCAACTTCGATCGAGTGCTGGCGCCCAGCCAGGTGATGGCCGACAAGCTCACTGGTCTGGGAGTGCGCAATGTATTCGTGCAGCCATTGGGCGTGGATCTGCAAACCTTTCACCCTGACGCCCGCGACAACGGCCTGCGCGCCGAACTGGGAATTGCCGAAGACACGCGCCTGCTGATCTTTGCCGGGCGCGGTTCCAAAGAGAAGAACCTGCCGGTGCTGCTCAAATGCATGCAGCGCCTCGGCCCACGCTATCACCTGCTGCTGGTTGGCTCGTCGATGCCGGCCGTGGTCCCGGACAATGTCAGCGTGATCGACGGGTTCTGTCCCGCCGCCACCGTGGCCCGGTTGATGGCCAGCGCCGACGCCCTGATCCATGCCGGTGACCAGGAAACCTTCGGCCTGGTGATCCTCGAAGCCATGGCCTGCGGGATTCCGGTAGTCGCCGTGGCGGCCGGGGCGTTTGAAGAGATCGTCACCGAAGACTGCGGCTTGCTTTGTGCGCCGAACAACCCGCAAGCCATGGCCAATGCCGTGCGCGAGCTGTTCAGTCGCGGCTGTGTGAAACTCGGCCAACAGGCGCGGCAACACGTCGAACGGCGTTATTCCTGGGACAGTGTGGTCGACAGCCTGCTCGGCCATTACCACGCGGTGCTCGGTCACTCGCTGCCCAGGGTGGCCAATGGCTGA
- a CDS encoding DUF2334 domain-containing protein, with amino-acid sequence MADSLNDRAVLLVLHDVAPSTWADYRPFVEAVDAMGGVPMTWLVVPDFHGHDALEDHPAFCRMLGERLARGDELALHGYYHDDREPAPATPRDWFMRRIYTHEGEFYRLSREAALARLRDGIELFRRNGWPLHGFVAPAWLMSEGTRQALRETPLSYTSDPQHLYQLPDFTAINAPGLVWSARSAWRRGLSKIVSEQREQQWRDAAVIRLGLHPVDMRHAFARDYWLRTLERLLAEGRTPMTKIAWLTEQRERMERAA; translated from the coding sequence ATGGCTGATTCCTTGAATGACCGCGCAGTGCTGCTGGTGCTGCACGACGTGGCACCGTCGACGTGGGCGGATTATCGGCCATTTGTCGAGGCGGTCGACGCAATGGGCGGCGTGCCGATGACCTGGCTGGTCGTTCCGGATTTCCATGGCCACGACGCGCTTGAGGATCATCCCGCGTTTTGCCGAATGCTCGGCGAGCGGCTGGCCCGTGGCGATGAACTGGCCTTGCACGGCTATTACCATGACGACCGCGAGCCAGCGCCAGCCACACCCCGCGACTGGTTCATGCGCCGAATCTACACCCACGAAGGGGAGTTTTATCGCCTGTCCCGCGAAGCCGCCCTGGCGCGACTGCGCGACGGCATCGAACTGTTCCGGCGCAATGGCTGGCCGTTGCACGGCTTCGTCGCCCCGGCCTGGTTGATGAGCGAGGGCACGCGCCAGGCCCTTCGCGAAACACCATTGAGCTACACCAGCGACCCGCAACATCTTTATCAATTACCGGATTTCACCGCCATCAACGCCCCGGGTCTGGTGTGGAGTGCGCGCAGCGCCTGGCGCCGGGGCCTGTCAAAAATCGTCAGCGAGCAACGCGAACAGCAGTGGCGCGACGCCGCGGTGATTCGTCTAGGCTTGCACCCGGTAGACATGCGCCACGCCTTCGCGCGTGATTACTGGCTACGAACCCTTGAACGGCTGCTGGCAGAAGGACGCACGCCCATGACCAAAATCGCCTGGCTCACTGAGCAACGCGAGCGAATGGAGCGCGCTGCATGA
- a CDS encoding lysylphosphatidylglycerol synthase transmembrane domain-containing protein produces MSRGIVLLIGLLAAVLIPVLLGGGEIGARLQNFPLQWLLIMFGMILLCWGINTLRLRLLLGDQRDQVTPLKSLGVVMAAEFAYCATPGGSGGPLTIMALLARCGVRPARGSAVFAMDQLSDLLFFLCALSGILIYALFQHLSDRLEWLLMVSAVSLFGGLFSCVLLARYHRRLILLSGRLLARLNVQPATRRRWARKLLHFLDAFIDTLKLPWQTLVKVFALTCMHWLLRYSVLYLALRGLGADLQWAWSFLVQMLSLGAGQMSLLPGGAGAAELTSAALLAPMVGKSTAAAAILIWRVVTFYFYLVVGGPVFLLMLGRPLLKKLLKIRQASQVRPPAP; encoded by the coding sequence ATGAGTCGCGGCATTGTGTTGTTGATCGGCCTGCTCGCTGCTGTACTGATCCCGGTGTTGCTCGGCGGCGGCGAGATCGGTGCGCGCCTGCAAAATTTCCCCCTGCAATGGCTGCTGATCATGTTCGGCATGATTCTGCTCTGCTGGGGCATCAACACCCTGCGTCTGCGCCTGCTGCTGGGTGATCAGCGCGATCAGGTAACGCCGCTGAAAAGTCTCGGCGTGGTCATGGCCGCCGAGTTCGCCTACTGCGCCACCCCCGGCGGCAGTGGCGGACCGCTGACGATCATGGCGTTGCTGGCGCGCTGCGGCGTACGCCCGGCCCGTGGCAGCGCAGTGTTTGCCATGGATCAGTTGAGCGATCTGCTGTTCTTTCTCTGCGCCCTGAGCGGCATCCTGATTTACGCGTTGTTTCAGCATCTCAGTGACCGCTTGGAGTGGTTGCTGATGGTCAGCGCCGTGTCGCTGTTCGGTGGGCTGTTCAGTTGCGTGCTGCTGGCGCGCTACCACCGCCGCCTGATCCTTCTGAGCGGACGCCTGCTTGCCCGCCTCAACGTGCAACCGGCCACGCGTCGGCGCTGGGCGCGCAAGCTGCTGCATTTTCTCGACGCGTTTATCGACACCCTCAAGTTGCCGTGGCAAACCCTGGTCAAGGTGTTCGCCCTGACCTGCATGCACTGGCTGCTACGCTACAGCGTGTTGTATCTGGCCCTGCGCGGACTGGGCGCGGATCTGCAGTGGGCCTGGAGTTTTCTGGTGCAGATGCTATCGCTGGGGGCTGGTCAAATGAGCCTGTTGCCCGGTGGTGCGGGCGCCGCAGAGCTGACCTCGGCGGCGCTGCTGGCGCCGATGGTCGGCAAATCCACTGCGGCGGCAGCGATTCTGATCTGGCGGGTGGTGACGTTCTATTTCTATCTGGTGGTGGGCGGCCCGGTGTTTCTATTGATGCTGGGGCGGCCGCTGCTCAAGAAGCTGTTGAAGATCAGGCAGGCTTCTCAGGTTCGTCCGCCTGCTCCTTGA
- the purU gene encoding formyltetrahydrofolate deformylase codes for MRTFRLVISCPDRVGIVAKVSNFLASHNGWITEASHHSDNQNGWFFMRHEIRADSLPFGIEVLREKFAPIAEEFSMDWRITDTEQKKRVVLMASRESHCLADLLHRWHSDELDCEISCVISNHNDLRSMVEWHGIPYYHVPVNPQDKEPAFAEVSRLVKQHDAEVVVLARYMQILPPALCREYAHKVINIHHSFLPSFVGAKPYHQASLRGVKLIGATCHYVTEELDAGPIIEQDVVRVSHSDSIEDMVRFGRDVEKMVLARGLRYHLEDRVLVHGNKTVVF; via the coding sequence ATGCGCACCTTTCGGTTGGTGATTTCCTGCCCTGACCGCGTTGGCATCGTTGCCAAAGTCAGTAACTTTCTGGCATCCCACAACGGCTGGATCACCGAAGCGAGCCACCACTCGGATAATCAGAACGGCTGGTTCTTCATGCGTCACGAGATCCGCGCCGATTCGCTGCCGTTCGGTATTGAAGTGCTGCGCGAGAAGTTTGCGCCGATCGCCGAAGAGTTCTCGATGGACTGGCGCATCACCGACACCGAGCAGAAGAAACGCGTGGTGCTGATGGCCAGCCGCGAATCCCACTGCCTGGCCGACTTGCTGCACCGCTGGCACAGCGACGAGCTCGATTGCGAAATCTCCTGCGTGATTTCCAACCACAATGACCTGCGCAGCATGGTCGAGTGGCACGGCATTCCTTATTACCATGTCCCGGTCAATCCGCAGGACAAGGAGCCGGCGTTCGCCGAAGTCTCGCGTCTGGTCAAACAGCACGATGCCGAAGTGGTGGTGCTGGCGCGCTACATGCAGATCCTGCCGCCGGCCCTGTGCCGCGAATACGCGCACAAGGTGATCAACATTCACCACAGCTTCCTGCCGTCGTTCGTCGGCGCCAAGCCGTACCATCAGGCGTCGCTGCGCGGCGTGAAGCTGATCGGCGCGACTTGCCACTACGTGACCGAAGAGCTGGACGCCGGTCCGATCATCGAGCAGGACGTGGTGCGTGTCAGCCACAGCGACAGCATCGAAGACATGGTGCGTTTCGGCCGTGACGTCGAGAAGATGGTGTTGGCCCGAGGCTTGCGTTATCACCTCGAAGACCGTGTGCTGGTGCACGGCAACAAGACCGTGGTGTTCTGA
- the mvaT gene encoding histone-like nucleoid-structuring protein MvaT: protein MSLINEYRATEEAIKELQARLKNLSQDDKLQAELEFEGKLRTLMGEYSKSLRDIIALLDPESKTKGTRGAAVKTTGTKRARKVKQYKNPHNGEVIETKGGNHKTLKEWKAKWGGDVVEGWATLLG, encoded by the coding sequence ATGTCCTTGATCAACGAATATCGCGCCACCGAAGAAGCAATCAAAGAGCTGCAAGCGCGTTTGAAGAACCTGTCGCAAGACGACAAACTGCAAGCCGAGCTGGAATTCGAAGGCAAACTGCGTACCCTGATGGGCGAATACTCCAAGTCCCTGCGCGACATCATCGCCCTGCTGGATCCGGAATCGAAAACCAAAGGCACCCGTGGCGCCGCAGTAAAAACTACCGGCACCAAGCGCGCGCGCAAAGTTAAACAATACAAAAACCCGCATAACGGCGAAGTCATCGAAACCAAAGGTGGCAACCACAAGACTCTGAAAGAGTGGAAAGCCAAGTGGGGCGGTGACGTGGTTGAAGGCTGGGCTACCCTGCTGGGCTAA
- the sbcB gene encoding exodeoxyribonuclease I: MTSIFWYDYETTGINPRNDRPLQVAGIRTDHDLNEIDEPVNLYCQPSDDILPHPAACAITGITPSCLAEQGLSEADFMTRVHAQLAAPGTCGAGYNTLRFDDEMTRYSLYRNFFDPYAREWQGGNSRWDLIDVVRAAYALRPDGLVWPTDDEGKVTLKLERLTAANHIDHGHAHEALSDVRATIALARLIREKQPKLYDWLFQLRSKQKVMDQIRLLQPLVHISGRFSAARHYVGVVLPLAWHPRNRNALIVCDLHLDPQGLLDLDAETLRRRLYTRRDDLAEGELPVPLKLIHINRCPVVAPLSVLRADDQQRLGLDMALYQARALRLSDAQQVWKDKVAAIYASEDFTPSEDPEQQLYDGFIGDRDRRLCEQVRTADPAQLAQEHWPFDDERLPELLFRYRARNFPDTLNFEEQERWRIFCQQRLSEPQMGAPNTLQSFAEAAQQWALSATPIQNQVLNEWQNYVQALRKRLNL, from the coding sequence GTGACTTCAATCTTCTGGTACGACTACGAGACCACCGGCATCAATCCGCGCAACGACCGTCCGCTGCAGGTCGCCGGGATTCGCACCGACCACGACCTCAATGAAATCGACGAACCGGTCAACCTCTACTGCCAGCCCAGCGACGACATCCTGCCGCACCCGGCGGCGTGCGCCATTACCGGTATCACCCCGAGCTGTCTCGCCGAACAGGGTTTGAGCGAAGCCGACTTCATGACCCGCGTACACGCGCAACTGGCGGCGCCCGGCACTTGCGGTGCGGGTTACAACACCTTGCGTTTCGACGACGAGATGACCCGCTACAGCCTGTACCGCAACTTCTTCGACCCGTATGCCCGCGAGTGGCAGGGCGGCAACAGTCGCTGGGACCTGATCGATGTGGTGCGCGCCGCGTATGCGTTGCGCCCGGATGGCCTGGTCTGGCCGACCGACGACGAAGGCAAGGTCACCCTCAAGCTCGAACGCCTGACGGCGGCCAACCACATCGACCATGGGCATGCGCACGAAGCGCTCTCGGACGTGCGCGCCACCATTGCGCTGGCGCGGTTGATCCGCGAGAAACAGCCGAAGTTGTATGACTGGCTGTTTCAATTGCGCAGCAAACAGAAGGTCATGGATCAGATTCGCCTGCTGCAACCGCTGGTGCATATCTCCGGACGCTTCTCGGCGGCGCGGCACTATGTCGGTGTGGTGCTGCCATTGGCCTGGCATCCGCGTAATCGCAATGCGCTGATCGTCTGTGACCTGCACCTTGATCCGCAAGGCTTGCTGGACCTGGACGCCGAAACCCTGCGCCGGCGCCTGTACACCCGCCGCGACGACCTCGCCGAGGGTGAACTGCCGGTGCCGCTGAAACTGATTCACATCAATCGCTGCCCGGTGGTGGCGCCGTTGTCGGTGTTGCGTGCCGACGATCAGCAGCGTCTGGGCCTGGACATGGCGCTGTATCAGGCACGTGCACTGCGGCTAAGTGACGCACAACAAGTTTGGAAAGATAAAGTCGCGGCGATTTACGCCAGCGAAGACTTCACGCCCAGCGAAGATCCGGAACAGCAGTTGTACGATGGATTTATCGGTGATCGCGATCGGCGTCTATGCGAGCAAGTGAGAACGGCGGATCCGGCGCAATTAGCGCAAGAGCACTGGCCGTTCGATGATGAACGTCTGCCGGAATTACTCTTTCGATATCGCGCACGCAACTTTCCCGACACGTTGAATTTCGAGGAGCAAGAACGCTGGAGAATATTCTGTCAGCAGCGTTTGTCCGAGCCGCAAATGGGCGCGCCTAATACCCTGCAATCTTTTGCCGAGGCCGCGCAGCAATGGGCGCTTAGTGCTACGCCGATACAGAATCAAGTGCTCAATGAGTGGCAGAATTATGTCCAGGCATTGCGCAAACGTTTGAATCTTTGA
- a CDS encoding RDD family protein, translating to MLENTALPRKAPLNPPLDTRYQVETPEGIDLPLRPAGLMVRSLAFGIDLGIRGAILGVLFLLLAFLGQLGMGLGSLLLFAVSWWYMVLFEVLRQGRSPGKQWMGLRVIHDDGTPIGWSASLLRNLLRFVDLLPFGYFLGAISCLQHPTFKRLGDIAAGTLVVYSERALLRPQLPDAQPRSSPVPLNLGEQRALLAFAERQAELSPARVNELAALLAQPLHISAPKAVSELNGIACGLLGPT from the coding sequence ATGCTCGAGAACACAGCACTGCCACGGAAAGCACCGCTGAACCCGCCACTCGATACCCGCTATCAAGTGGAAACCCCGGAGGGCATCGACCTGCCGTTGCGCCCGGCCGGTCTGATGGTGCGCAGCCTCGCCTTCGGTATCGACCTGGGCATTCGCGGGGCCATCCTCGGCGTGCTGTTTCTGCTGCTGGCGTTTCTCGGCCAGCTCGGCATGGGTCTGGGTTCGCTGCTGCTGTTTGCCGTCAGCTGGTGGTACATGGTGCTGTTCGAAGTGTTGCGTCAGGGCCGTTCGCCGGGCAAGCAATGGATGGGCCTGCGGGTGATCCACGATGACGGCACACCGATCGGCTGGTCGGCCTCGCTGCTGCGCAACCTGCTGCGTTTTGTCGACCTGCTGCCGTTCGGTTATTTCCTCGGCGCCATCAGTTGCCTGCAACACCCGACCTTCAAGCGCCTGGGCGACATCGCAGCCGGCACCCTGGTGGTCTACAGCGAACGCGCCCTGCTCCGCCCGCAGTTACCTGACGCCCAGCCACGCAGCTCGCCCGTGCCGCTCAACCTCGGCGAACAACGCGCCTTGCTCGCCTTCGCCGAACGTCAGGCTGAACTGTCGCCGGCGCGGGTCAATGAGCTGGCCGCGCTGCTCGCCCAACCGCTGCACATCTCGGCGCCCAAAGCGGTCAGCGAACTCAACGGTATCGCCTGCGGCTTGTTGGGGCCGACATGA
- a CDS encoding stage II sporulation protein M — translation MKQSLFETRHKAEWERFTLALERLEHGKDTSQAASFPKAYRRLCQHLALAQARGYSSFLIDSLQQLVLRGHQQLYRHRRRFGANLLGFILADFPRLVRAEWPFVLAAGLVFFGSLIGFALLVYAFPELIYNLIPAEQVRDMQSMYDPVAGHLGRSAERAASEDWVMFGYYVMHNIGIAFQTFASGLLLGVGSAFFLFYNGLIIGAVAGHLTEIGFGQTFWSFVIGHGAFELSAIALAGAAGLKLGWAVIAPGRLTRGEALVQAARKSVLLVCGVMLFLLIAAFIEAYWSSKTGVTPPIKYAVGAALWLAVAAYLLFAGRTRHAPE, via the coding sequence ATGAAGCAGAGTCTTTTCGAAACTCGCCACAAGGCCGAATGGGAGCGCTTCACCCTGGCCCTCGAACGCCTCGAACATGGCAAGGACACCTCGCAGGCAGCCAGTTTCCCCAAGGCTTATCGACGCCTCTGCCAGCATCTGGCGCTGGCACAGGCGCGTGGCTACAGCAGTTTTCTGATCGACTCGCTGCAACAACTGGTGTTGCGCGGCCACCAGCAGCTGTATCGGCACCGCCGTCGATTCGGCGCCAACCTCCTGGGTTTCATCCTCGCTGACTTTCCTCGACTGGTGCGTGCCGAATGGCCGTTTGTGCTGGCCGCTGGTCTGGTGTTTTTCGGCAGCCTGATCGGCTTTGCCTTGCTGGTGTATGCCTTTCCCGAACTGATCTACAACCTGATCCCCGCCGAACAGGTGCGCGACATGCAGAGCATGTACGACCCGGTGGCCGGGCACCTCGGGCGCTCGGCCGAACGGGCGGCCAGCGAAGACTGGGTGATGTTCGGCTATTACGTGATGCACAACATTGGCATCGCCTTTCAGACTTTCGCCAGCGGTTTGCTGCTGGGCGTCGGTAGCGCGTTCTTCCTGTTCTATAACGGCTTGATCATCGGCGCGGTGGCCGGGCACCTGACCGAAATCGGTTTTGGCCAGACGTTCTGGTCGTTCGTGATCGGCCACGGCGCCTTCGAGCTGAGCGCCATTGCCCTGGCGGGCGCGGCGGGGCTAAAGCTCGGCTGGGCAGTGATCGCACCGGGGCGGCTGACCCGTGGTGAAGCGCTGGTGCAGGCGGCGCGCAAAAGCGTGCTGCTGGTGTGTGGGGTCATGCTGTTCCTACTGATCGCAGCGTTCATCGAAGCGTATTGGTCGTCGAAGACCGGGGTCACACCGCCGATCAAATATGCGGTCGGTGCCGCATTGTGGCTCGCAGTAGCGGCCTATCTGCTGTTCGCCGGAAGGACACGCCATGCGCCTGAGTGA